The region CGGCGGCGGTGATGCCGGAGGGCAGCTCATGAAGGTCGTCGTCCTGTGCGGTGGAATGGGGACTCGCCTGCGCGAGGAGACCGAGGTGCGCCCCAAGCCGATGGTCGAGGTGGGGGGGCGCCCCATCTTGTGGCACATCATGAAGATCTACAGCCACCATGGCTTCGACGACTTCGTGCTCTGCCTCGGCTACAAGGGGTCGGTCATCCGCCGCTACTTCCTCGACTACTACCACGAGAACTGCGACCTGACGATCGATCTCTCGCGCCCGGACGGGGTACAGGCCCACGGGCCGCATCCGGAGCACTGGAAGGTCACGCTGGCGGAGACCGGGCTCGAGACCATGACCGCGCAGCGAATCAAGCGCGCGGCCCGCTACCTGGGCCAGGACGACGTGTTCATGCTCACCTACGGCGATGGCGTGGCCGATGTCGATCTGCGGGCGCTGCTCGCCTTTCACCGCAGCCACGGCAAGCTGGCCACCGTCACCGCCGTGCACCCTTCGTCTCGCTGGGGAGAGCTCGTGCTCGATGGTGACGCGGCCGCCGAGTTCCGCGAGAAGCCGCAGCTCACCGAGGGGTTCATCAACGGCGGTTTCTTCGTGCTCGATCGGCGCGTGCTCGACTATATCGACGATGACCCCACGGTGCCGTTCGAGCGCGGCCCCATGCAGCGCCTCACCGCCGATGGCCAGCTCATGGCCTTTCGCCACGAGGGCTTCTGGCAGGCCATGGACACGCTGCGCGACATGACGAGCCTCAATGAGCTGTGGGCGTCGGGGCGCCCGCCGTGGAAGGTGTGGGCCTAGGCGCTCCTGCGCCCGACGATTGACCCTACGGCGTGTCGGTGAGCGTGCCCGCTCTCGGATCGATGAGCGCTTGTGCGCGCTCCGGGTGAAAGCCCACGCAGGGCACCACGTAGAACGTCTGCGCCACCCGCCCGTTCCATTCCACGGGCAGCGGCCGGGCATCGCCGACGCGATCGAACGCCGCGCTCAGCCGCTCGCGCAGCCCCTGTCGGCCGTCGTCGAACGGCTTGCGCATGACCAGCAGACCGCTCTGCCCACGCATCGCCTCAGGCGATTCCCAGTTCAGGTACTCGAGCCCGCGTCGCCCCAGACCGAACATGAGAACGGGGCGCGCCTGCAGCAGCGACAGGTGGCTGGCGAGCCGGTGGTCTTCAGCGGCGATGAAGGCGGTCTGGGGCGAGGGGAGGGCGCTGAGCTCGGCCTCGAGCAGCGCGGGCAGGGCGGGGTAGGCGTACATCTCGGTGAGGGCGCTCCCTTGGGGGCGCCCCCCCAGGCCGAACAAGATGCGGGGCGCCGCAAGGCCTGCCGTGGCCACGAGCAGCGGAGCGAAGGCGATGCCCACCGCCCACCCGATGCGTCGTCGCCACTGCCGCGGGTCTTCGGTGGCC is a window of Pseudomonadota bacterium DNA encoding:
- the rfbF gene encoding glucose-1-phosphate cytidylyltransferase, with the protein product MKVVVLCGGMGTRLREETEVRPKPMVEVGGRPILWHIMKIYSHHGFDDFVLCLGYKGSVIRRYFLDYYHENCDLTIDLSRPDGVQAHGPHPEHWKVTLAETGLETMTAQRIKRAARYLGQDDVFMLTYGDGVADVDLRALLAFHRSHGKLATVTAVHPSSRWGELVLDGDAAAEFREKPQLTEGFINGGFFVLDRRVLDYIDDDPTVPFERGPMQRLTADGQLMAFRHEGFWQAMDTLRDMTSLNELWASGRPPWKVWA